In the Novosphingobium sp. 9U genome, CAGATCGTTCGTGAAGTTGTTGGTCCGCTTGGCGAAAAGTTGACGCGGGATATGCTGCCTGAGCCGGGCACGTCGCGCTGGGTCGCACGGCGCAAGGCTGAAGTGGTCGCTGCGGTTGAAGGTGGCTTATTGAGCGTGCCGGAGGCCTGTGCGCGCTACGAGCTTTCGCTCGAAGAGCTTGTCTCATGGCAGCGCGCAGTCGAACGTGACGGCATGCCAGGTCTACGCGCATCCAAGGTCCAGCAGAACCGCCAGCGTCACGAAAGGCTGAACCGGCGTCAAACTGCTTGAGATTTCGCGACTAGGTTGCCCGCGCGAACAACTGAGAACTTTCCCTCAACCCGGTGGTCTTACGCAAGACGCTGCCCAACGGCCTTGCTTTATTGCTGCACTTTGCTGGCGTTGGAGCACCAGCAGGCGCTAAAAGCCGCTGCTCATGCTAGCAGTTGAGCTGCATCTATAAATCATAACCTTTTCAGCGCTGCGGGCAGCGACCTTCGTAACGGCAACGCGCTCAAGGACATATACACCGTCGTGTGACTTCGTGGCCAAGTCGCGGCGCCTTCTCTCAAGTCGCAAAGGCGCAGTGCACCTTGCAGCCTAGATCCATCGGATGCCGTGTATTTGAACCGCACTAAGGTTGCTGGGTGCTCCTGCTTCGAAAGCGACCGCGCCATGGCCACCCGATACGACCAGCTCGCCATCAGCTTCGTAAGCATGGTGCATATCGCAACCGCCAGATACTGGCTCAAATCCGTTTATGCCGCCTAGACTTACATGTCACCGCGCCAAAACTGCCGGCTGCCGCTCGCCGGACATCAACCCGCGGGCGAACGAAGGTGCGCACTACCTCTGTGCTAGCGATTATCGTACTTCCCCATCTCTGATCTGAGTCTGTTTGCTGAGCCAGCGGGTGATGTCACTGCGCTTTCAACGGAAGACAGGTTGTCGCGCGAGTAGAGCGTCGATGTCAGCCATGGCTGCGTCAAACTCCTCCAAGGCGGGAGCGAGGGCAGGGGCGTGGCTCTTTCTCGGTGGAGGCGTTATCCGTTCGTGTGACTCAAGAGTGGCGAGCAGCACCATACCCTTGACCTTGGACCGTCGTGCAAGGCCAGCGCTGACAAGCGCGTCAGCAATGGCGTAGGTCCCGCGCCGGCTGACCCCGAACGCCGACACCATCTGCTCGACCCCGAGTGGGGCGAAGGCGGCGAGCACGGTCCAGACCAGCGGGGC is a window encoding:
- a CDS encoding DUF1153 domain-containing protein, which gives rise to MNADNQIVREVVGPLGEKLTRDMLPEPGTSRWVARRKAEVVAAVEGGLLSVPEACARYELSLEELVSWQRAVERDGMPGLRASKVQQNRQRHERLNRRQTA